Proteins encoded by one window of bacterium:
- a CDS encoding MFS transporter, with protein sequence MARPNLERSVKIETPAVGPYPGQHEGPAGARPASGYANDTPPHPRLAFLLLGAMQFALIAAISLVVAALPAVQAEFGVGRGELALVTAGYGLAFAGLLLLGGRLADWLGPRRVFVWGVLVFGAASAAAALAPGYPLLLAARFAQGCGAALAAPAALALVPAVYPDPARRARALAVWGGLSGGGAAGGLLLSGVLVTWFSWRWAFGIPALAAIVVVSAAPRLLTRGPKKAGGGVSPDLDTSHGPGGVAPLGGGIPMDLDIAAGTRRRPASEGGGIDVTGGLLAASGLATLCYGLVATETHGWLTAAVLVPVLAAVALLSAFVWVESRVSSPLLPLSFLASRRRAVALLATVLSSGGMASSAFFLALYLQQVRGFSPLDASAAFLPYALIPLVGPAAARLVPRLGPAGLTGLGLGVAAVGLGLLARLTPNTAYAPLLLVALVIYAIGAGHAFSGATVAVLEDTPAHQAGLAGGVLNTAMEVGPTVGLALLLSLAALRTSRLTGAGADVASAVTGGYAFALGAAALAYLVVAALCVFALRRGSPRTTG encoded by the coding sequence ATGGCACGCCCCAATTTGGAACGATCGGTCAAAATTGAGACGCCGGCCGTGGGGCCGTATCCCGGCCAGCACGAGGGACCGGCCGGCGCGCGCCCCGCCTCGGGCTACGCCAACGACACGCCGCCTCACCCCCGCCTCGCCTTCCTGCTGCTGGGCGCGATGCAATTCGCGCTCATCGCCGCCATCTCGCTGGTCGTCGCTGCGCTGCCGGCGGTGCAGGCGGAATTCGGCGTCGGCCGCGGCGAGCTGGCTCTGGTCACCGCAGGCTACGGGCTCGCGTTCGCCGGGCTGCTGTTGCTCGGGGGCCGACTGGCGGACTGGCTCGGGCCGCGGCGCGTGTTCGTGTGGGGCGTGCTGGTGTTCGGCGCGGCATCCGCGGCGGCTGCGCTGGCGCCAGGGTACCCTCTGCTGCTCGCCGCGCGGTTCGCGCAGGGCTGCGGCGCTGCGTTGGCGGCACCCGCCGCGCTGGCGCTGGTGCCCGCCGTCTACCCCGACCCGGCGCGACGCGCACGCGCGCTGGCGGTATGGGGCGGTCTCTCGGGCGGCGGGGCGGCGGGCGGCCTGCTGCTCTCCGGCGTCCTCGTCACCTGGTTCTCCTGGCGCTGGGCGTTCGGGATCCCCGCCCTCGCCGCGATCGTGGTCGTCAGCGCCGCGCCCCGGCTGTTGACGCGCGGACCGAAGAAGGCGGGCGGCGGGGTCTCGCCGGACCTCGACACGTCCCACGGGCCGGGCGGCGTGGCGCCGTTGGGCGGCGGCATCCCGATGGACCTCGACATCGCGGCCGGCACCCGCCGCCGCCCGGCGAGCGAGGGCGGCGGCATTGACGTGACCGGCGGCCTGCTCGCCGCGTCCGGCCTCGCCACGCTTTGCTACGGCCTGGTCGCCACCGAAACGCACGGCTGGCTCACCGCGGCGGTGCTCGTCCCGGTGCTGGCGGCGGTGGCGCTGCTGTCCGCGTTCGTGTGGGTCGAATCGCGGGTGTCCTCCCCGCTCCTGCCGCTCTCGTTCCTCGCGTCGCGCCGCCGCGCCGTGGCGTTGCTGGCGACGGTGCTCTCGTCCGGCGGCATGGCGAGCAGCGCCTTCTTCCTCGCCCTCTACCTCCAGCAGGTGCGCGGCTTCTCGCCGCTCGACGCCAGCGCGGCGTTCCTGCCCTACGCGCTCATTCCGCTGGTCGGCCCGGCGGCCGCGCGGCTGGTTCCACGACTCGGCCCGGCTGGCCTCACCGGCCTGGGTCTGGGCGTCGCGGCAGTGGGGCTCGGTCTGCTCGCACGGCTCACACCGAACACGGCGTACGCGCCGCTGTTGCTGGTCGCGCTCGTGATCTACGCGATCGGCGCAGGCCACGCGTTCTCCGGCGCGACGGTCGCCGTGCTCGAAGACACGCCCGCTCACCAGGCCGGCCTCGCCGGCGGCGTGCTCAACACCGCGATGGAAGTGGGCCCGACGGTCGGCCTCGCGCTGCTGCTCTCGCTCGCAGCGCTGCGAACGTCGCGCCTCACCGGTGCGGGAGCCGACGTCGCGTCCGCCGTCAC